The Vibrio tapetis subsp. tapetis genome segment CATAAAAATTACGGTGGATAGAATTCAACCCGGCCTTCATGTACGGCTCCCTGTGAGTTGGAAAGATCATCCATTTCTACTCAACAGCTTTAAAATTAAATCTCAGGAACAGGTTGATATCATTCGTCACCTGGGGATTAAACATGTCTATATAAACCCAGAGCAAAGTGACAGTCAGCCTCTACCTGTGCAAGAAGCAACAGAAGTTTTATCTGAGTCAGAAAGTGAACTTGAAGCCGCTCAGCAAAAAATGTGGAAAGAGAAAGAAGAGCGTATAGAAAAATTGAATGCTTATCGTCGTAGGGTTCAGCAATGCGAAAAAGAATTTGAATGCTCGATCTCTCAATTGAGATCAGTGATGAGTAAAATCCGCAGCAGGCCAGCAGATGCTGTGACTGAAGCGCAAGGACTCGTAGATGGTATTGTGGACTCGTTACTTGGGGACAATAGTGTCACTTTACATTTGATGAGCAGTAAAAGTAAGTTTCAGGATATTTACTTTCACTCTCTAAATGTAGCGGTTATCGCAATGATGATTAGCAAGAGTAAAGGCTATAGTGCGGAGCAAATCAAAGAAGTTGCATTTGCGGCGCTATTTCATGATATGGGGAAAGTCCGCGTTCCGGTTGCAATACTGAATAAGAAGAGTAAATACACTCAACCAGAAGAGAACTATTATAGGTTGCACACTAAGTATGGGGTTGAGTTAGCCGATCGAATTGAAGATTTCTCTGATAGCGCAAAGAAAGTAATTGTGCAGCACCATGAGTTACTGGATGGTTCTGGTTTCCCTAATGGCATAAAAGAAATTGACCCATACGCTCAGATTGTTGGCTTAGCTAATGCTTATGATGGACTATGCCATTCAAGAATTCCGGCGGAGCAGAAGATCCCTTTTAGTGCTTTGTCTCATTTATATAAGAACTGCAAACATCATTATAATAGTGAAAATCTTAATATCTTGATTAAGTTTATGGGAGTGTACCCACCAGGTACGGTAGTACAGCTTTCTAATAAGATGGTTGGTTTGGTTATCTCTGTTAACGCTAAATCAATTTTATATCCCAATGTATTGCTATACGATTCTAATGTTCCACGAAACCAAGCTCCTATATTGGACTTGGCTGATAGCGAATTGAAAATTACGGCGGCTATCCTGCCTCCAAAGTTACCAGACGCAGTTAGAGAATACCTTAACCCGCGAACACGCATTTCTTACTTTATAGAAAGTGACGGTTAACCACTTCCTTGCCACGCTTATCCACAGCTTGTTGTGGGTAAGTTGTGATTTTATTGGTTGTAATTACGTATAAAAAACACCCTGAGTGTTTTATGCTCACTTGGCTTGTTTTTGATGAAAAAAAGCAACTTTCTTATTGCCAATACGTTTCATGTCTCTATAATGCCGCCTCACTGACACGGTAGAGCCTATAAGGGTTTAGCGTAAAGGTCAGTTAGGTTGTTAGCATTGAAATGAAGTATTTTTCTTTCTTTTTCTAAGTTAGAAAATAAATTAAAAAAGTACTTGCTACTTATCATTATCTCGCTAGAATGACCGCCTCTTCAACGAGAAAGCCGCAAGGCTTCAAAGTTAGAAGAAAGCTCTTTAACAATTTAAACCTATCAATCTGTGTGGGCACTCGTTGATGATAATCAAAAAAGTTTTTACCTCGGTAAAAACAGTTTCTTCGGAAACAACTTTGGTTTCAATGAACTGAGTGACCTGAACTAGAAATAGTTCGAATGCTTTTTGGTTTTGCTTTTTCTTAAAAAGTGAAAACAATAAGCGGCACAGTCAATTCATTACCATTCTGTTGGAATGGTAATAGCTTTAATTTACTAAGGTAATTTAAAGTCAGTATTCATTGAGCCGACAAAATCTTAAATTGAAGAGTTTGATCATGGCTCAGATTGAACGCTGGCGGCAGGCCTAACACATGCAAGTCGAGCGGAAACGAGAAGTAGCTTGCTACTTCGGCGTCGAGCGGCGGACGGGTGAGTAATGCCTAGGAAATTGCCCTGATGTGGGGGATAACCATTGGAAACGATGGCTAATACCGCATAACGCCTTCGGGCCAAAGAGGGGGACCTTCGGGCCTCTCGCGTCAGGATATGCCTAGGTGGGATTAGCTAGTTGGTGAGGTAATGGCTCACCAAGGCGACGATCCCTAGCTGGTCTGAGAGGATGATCAGCCACACTGGAACTGAGACACGGTCCAGACTCCTACGGGAGGCAGCAGTGGGGAATATTGCACAATGGGCGCAAGCCTGATGCAGCCATGCCGCGTGTATGAAGAAGGCCTTCGGGTTGTAAAGTACTTTCAGCAGTGAGGAAGGGGTGTACGTTAATAGCGTGCATCCTTGACGTTAGCTGCAGAAGAAGCACCGGCTAACTCCGTGCCAGCAGCCGCGGTAATACGGAGGGTGCGAGCGTTAATCGGAATTACTGGGCGTAAAGCGCATGCAGGTGGTTCGTTAAGTCAGATGTGAAAGCCCGGGGCTCAACCTCGGAACTGCATTTGAAACTGGCGGGCTAGAGTACTGTAGAGGGGGGTAGAATTTCAGGTGTAGCGGTGAAATGCGTAGAGATCTGAAGGAATACCAGTGGCGAAGGCGGCCCCCTGGACAGATACTGACACTCAGATGCGAAAGCGTGGGGAGCAAACAGGATTAGATACCCTGGTAGTCCACGCCGTAAACGATGTCTACTTGGAGGTTGTGGCCTTGAGCCGTGGCTTTCGGAGCTAACGCGTTAAGTAGACCGCCTGGGGAGTACGGTCGCAAGATTAAAACTCAAATGAATTGACGGGGGCCCGCACAAGCGGTGGAGCATGTGGTTTAATTCGATGCAACGCGAAGAACCTTACCTACTCTTGACATCCAGAGAAGCCAGCGGAGACGCAGGTGTGCCTTCGGGAACTCTGAGACAGGTGCTGCA includes the following:
- a CDS encoding HD-GYP domain-containing protein; this translates as MASIKITVDRIQPGLHVRLPVSWKDHPFLLNSFKIKSQEQVDIIRHLGIKHVYINPEQSDSQPLPVQEATEVLSESESELEAAQQKMWKEKEERIEKLNAYRRRVQQCEKEFECSISQLRSVMSKIRSRPADAVTEAQGLVDGIVDSLLGDNSVTLHLMSSKSKFQDIYFHSLNVAVIAMMISKSKGYSAEQIKEVAFAALFHDMGKVRVPVAILNKKSKYTQPEENYYRLHTKYGVELADRIEDFSDSAKKVIVQHHELLDGSGFPNGIKEIDPYAQIVGLANAYDGLCHSRIPAEQKIPFSALSHLYKNCKHHYNSENLNILIKFMGVYPPGTVVQLSNKMVGLVISVNAKSILYPNVLLYDSNVPRNQAPILDLADSELKITAAILPPKLPDAVREYLNPRTRISYFIESDG